The following coding sequences are from one Pseudomonas oryzae window:
- a CDS encoding GlxA family transcriptional regulator, which yields MTSHLAFLYWPDVRPLTLSLIDEVLQLAARLHPEARYEIGFLQAEAPREGAWPLPGQPWAGSLAGGGRLFLLAEEPPELAPELAAALRQVAQQDTLLAAVGAGLYPLAQLGLLDGYRVALHWRWQDDFSEQFAQVTATSQLFEWDRDRLTTCGGLAVLDMLLEMLARDHGSDLAAAIAEELVLERIREGSERQRVPLRNRLGASHPKLTQAVLLMEANIEEPLTTDEIAQHVCVSRRQLERIFKQYLSRVPSQYYLELRLNRARQLLQQTSTSIIQIGLSCGFSSGPHFSSAYRNFFGVTPREDRNLRRGATLGAGAALGPVEQG from the coding sequence ATGACTTCACATCTCGCATTTCTCTACTGGCCGGACGTGCGTCCGCTCACCCTGTCCCTGATCGACGAGGTCCTGCAGCTGGCGGCTCGCCTGCATCCGGAGGCGCGCTACGAGATCGGCTTCCTGCAGGCCGAGGCGCCGCGCGAGGGCGCTTGGCCGCTGCCCGGACAGCCCTGGGCCGGGAGTCTCGCGGGGGGCGGGCGCCTGTTCCTGCTCGCCGAGGAGCCGCCCGAGCTGGCGCCCGAGCTGGCTGCGGCACTGCGCCAGGTCGCGCAGCAGGACACCCTGCTCGCCGCCGTCGGCGCGGGCCTGTATCCGCTGGCCCAGCTCGGTCTGCTGGATGGTTACCGGGTGGCGCTGCACTGGCGTTGGCAGGACGACTTCAGCGAGCAGTTCGCCCAGGTGACCGCCACCAGCCAGCTGTTCGAGTGGGATCGTGATCGCCTGACCACCTGCGGCGGCCTCGCGGTGCTGGACATGCTGCTCGAGATGCTCGCCCGCGATCATGGCAGCGATCTGGCGGCGGCGATCGCCGAGGAGCTGGTGCTCGAGCGCATCCGCGAGGGCAGCGAGCGCCAGCGCGTGCCGCTGCGCAATCGCCTGGGCGCCAGCCATCCCAAGCTGACCCAGGCGGTACTGCTGATGGAGGCCAACATCGAGGAGCCGCTGACCACCGACGAGATCGCCCAGCACGTCTGCGTGTCGCGTCGCCAGCTGGAGCGGATCTTCAAGCAGTACCTCAGCCGGGTGCCCAGCCAGTACTACCTGGAGCTGCGCCTGAATCGTGCCCGGCAACTGCTGCAGCAGACCAGTACCTCGATCATCCAGATCGGCCTGTCCTGTGGCTTCTCGTCCGGGCCGCACTTTTCCAGCGCCTACCGCAACTTCTTCGGCGTCACCCCGCGCGAGGACCGCAACCTGCGCCGCGGCGCCACGCTGGGTGCGGGGGCGGCGCTCGGGCCGGTCGAGCAGGGCTGA
- a CDS encoding BolA family protein codes for MSKQQQIQQALAALEPQHLEVLNESHMHSRGEESHFKAVVVSPQFAGLNAVKRHQKVYATLGELMGSFHALALHTYTPEEWAAQGVAPASPTCMGGSKHDHHHH; via the coding sequence ATGTCCAAGCAGCAGCAGATCCAGCAGGCGCTGGCCGCCCTCGAGCCGCAGCACCTCGAAGTCCTCAACGAGAGCCACATGCACAGTCGCGGCGAGGAAAGCCACTTCAAGGCCGTGGTGGTCAGCCCGCAGTTCGCCGGGCTGAATGCGGTCAAGCGCCACCAGAAGGTCTACGCCACCCTCGGCGAGCTGATGGGCAGCTTCCACGCCCTGGCCCTGCACACCTACACGCCGGAGGAATGGGCCGCCCAGGGCGTCGCCCCGGCTTCGCCGACCTGCATGGGCGGCAGCAAGCACGACCATCACCACCACTGA
- a CDS encoding ABC transporter ATP-binding protein, with the protein MPDSGAAPDRLGWAEIRRLALGHRRELLTANLVAVLATLCSVPIPLLLPLLVDEVLLGHGDAALRLMDRLLPTAWQQAGGYIGLILFTTLLLRGAALALNVVQARLFAGLSKDVVYRLRLRLIERLKRISLGEYESLGSGTVTAHLVTDLDTLDKFVGETLSRFLVAILTLTGTAAILLWMHWQLALLILLFNPLVIYATVLLGKKVKHLKKLENDSTARFTQALGETLEAIQEVRAGNRQGFFLGRLGQRAREVRDYAVASLWKSDAANRASGLLFQFGIDVFRAAAMLTVLFSDLSIGQMLAVFSYLWYMIGPVEQLLGLQYAYYAAGGALSRINELLARADEPRYPASVDPFAGQASVGIEVHGLRFAYRDEPVLDGLDLSIAPGEKVAIVGASGGGKSTLVQLLLGLYSPQAGSIRFGGASLEEIGLERVREQVAVVLQHPALFNDTVRANLTMGRERDDAACWRALEIAQLADSVRALPQGLDSVVGRSGVRLSGGQRQRLAIARMILAEPKVVILDEATSALDAATEYALHQALGRFLAGRTTLIIAHRLSAVKQADRVLVFDGGRIAEQGDHQQLIAEGGLYARLYGHLQH; encoded by the coding sequence ATGCCTGATTCGGGCGCGGCGCCGGATCGCCTCGGCTGGGCGGAGATCCGCCGGCTGGCGCTGGGCCATCGGCGCGAACTGCTGACCGCCAACCTGGTGGCGGTGCTGGCCACCCTGTGCAGCGTGCCCATCCCGCTGCTGCTGCCGCTGCTGGTCGACGAGGTGTTGCTCGGCCACGGCGACGCCGCGCTGCGCCTGATGGACCGCCTGTTGCCGACTGCCTGGCAGCAGGCCGGCGGCTACATCGGCCTGATCCTGTTCACCACCCTGCTGCTGCGCGGCGCCGCGCTGGCGCTCAACGTGGTGCAGGCCCGGCTGTTCGCCGGGCTGTCCAAGGACGTGGTCTACCGCCTGCGCCTGCGCCTGATCGAACGGCTCAAGCGCATCTCCCTCGGCGAGTACGAGAGTCTGGGTAGCGGCACCGTGACCGCCCATCTGGTCACCGATCTCGATACCCTCGACAAGTTCGTCGGCGAGACCCTCAGTCGTTTCCTGGTGGCCATCCTGACCCTGACCGGCACCGCGGCCATCCTGCTGTGGATGCACTGGCAGCTGGCGCTGCTGATCCTGCTGTTCAATCCGCTGGTGATCTACGCCACGGTGCTGCTCGGCAAGAAGGTCAAGCACCTGAAGAAGCTGGAGAACGACAGCACCGCGCGCTTCACCCAGGCGCTCGGCGAGACGCTGGAGGCGATCCAGGAGGTGCGCGCCGGCAATCGCCAGGGCTTCTTCCTCGGCCGCCTCGGCCAGCGCGCCCGCGAGGTGCGCGACTACGCGGTGGCCTCGCTGTGGAAGAGCGATGCGGCCAACCGCGCCAGCGGCCTGCTGTTCCAGTTCGGCATCGATGTGTTCCGCGCGGCGGCCATGCTCACCGTGCTGTTCTCCGACCTGTCGATCGGCCAGATGCTCGCGGTGTTCAGCTACCTCTGGTACATGATCGGCCCGGTCGAGCAGCTGCTCGGCCTGCAGTACGCCTACTATGCCGCCGGCGGCGCGCTGAGCCGGATCAACGAGCTGCTCGCCCGCGCCGACGAACCGCGCTATCCGGCCAGCGTCGATCCGTTCGCCGGGCAGGCCAGCGTTGGCATAGAGGTGCACGGCCTGCGCTTCGCCTACCGCGACGAGCCGGTGCTCGATGGCCTCGACCTGTCCATCGCCCCCGGCGAGAAGGTGGCCATCGTCGGCGCCTCGGGCGGCGGCAAGAGCACCCTGGTGCAGCTGCTGCTCGGCCTCTACAGCCCGCAGGCCGGCAGCATCCGCTTCGGCGGCGCCAGCCTCGAGGAGATCGGCCTGGAGCGGGTGCGCGAGCAGGTGGCGGTGGTGCTGCAGCACCCGGCGCTGTTCAACGACACGGTGCGCGCCAACCTGACCATGGGCCGCGAACGCGACGATGCCGCCTGCTGGCGGGCGCTGGAGATCGCCCAGTTGGCCGATAGCGTGCGCGCCCTGCCGCAGGGGCTGGACAGCGTGGTCGGTCGCTCCGGCGTGCGTCTCTCCGGTGGTCAGCGCCAGCGCCTGGCGATCGCCCGGATGATCCTCGCCGAGCCCAAGGTGGTGATCCTCGACGAGGCCACCTCGGCGCTCGACGCCGCCACCGAGTACGCCCTGCACCAGGCCTTGGGACGCTTCCTCGCCGGCCGCACCACGCTGATCATCGCCCACCGCCTCAGCGCGGTGAAACAGGCCGACCGCGTGCTGGTGTTCGACGGCGGGCGCATCGCCGAGCAGGGCGACCATCAGCAGCTGATCGCCGAAGGCGGGCTGTACGCGCGGCTGTACGGTCACCTGCAGCACTGA
- the mqo gene encoding malate dehydrogenase (quinone) gives MMQTGSEQPDLVFVGAGVMSATLAVLLKELDPSLKIEVLEQLESGAAESSFPWNNAGTGHAALCELNYTPEGPDGSVNIAKAVNINTMFEVSRQFWAYLVEQGYFKSPKDFINPVPHMSFVRGEKGVSYLRKRFDALKSHHCFSDDMEYTEDRETIGQWAPLLMQGRTTDEPLAATRAMGGTDVNFGALTQKLLKHLENSEGCQVAYNQKITDLRREADGRWRLIIDDKARGGSRELVARFVFLGAGGAALTLLQKSGIEEGKGFGGFPVSGQWLRCDNPEIVKQHQAKVYSQADIGAPPMSVPHLDTRVVDGNKSLLFGPFAGFSTKFLKQGSFLDLPLSIRPNNLGPMLAVARDNMDLTKYLIKEVLQSEDQRLEALRKFFPAAKKEDWRLEIAGQRVQIIKKDAKKGGILQFGTEIVAAADGTIAALLGASPGASVSVSVMLEVIERCFPEQYKSAAWQERLGKIFEADEKALETDAELLRRVRARTSDVLELQQPS, from the coding sequence ATGATGCAAACTGGTAGTGAGCAGCCGGATCTGGTATTCGTCGGGGCAGGCGTCATGAGCGCAACCCTGGCCGTCCTGCTGAAAGAGCTCGACCCGAGCCTCAAGATCGAAGTCCTGGAGCAACTGGAATCCGGGGCTGCGGAGAGTTCCTTCCCGTGGAACAACGCGGGAACCGGCCACGCTGCACTGTGCGAGCTGAACTACACCCCGGAAGGTCCGGATGGCTCGGTCAACATTGCCAAGGCGGTGAACATCAACACGATGTTCGAAGTCTCGCGGCAATTCTGGGCCTACCTGGTGGAGCAGGGCTACTTCAAGTCGCCCAAGGACTTCATCAACCCGGTCCCGCACATGAGCTTCGTGCGCGGTGAGAAGGGCGTTTCCTACCTGCGCAAGCGTTTCGATGCCCTGAAGTCGCATCACTGCTTCAGCGATGACATGGAATACACCGAGGATCGCGAGACCATCGGCCAGTGGGCGCCGCTGCTGATGCAGGGCCGCACCACCGACGAGCCGCTGGCCGCGACCCGCGCCATGGGCGGCACCGACGTCAACTTCGGCGCGCTGACCCAGAAGCTCCTCAAGCACCTGGAAAACAGCGAAGGCTGCCAGGTTGCCTACAACCAGAAGATCACCGATCTGCGCCGCGAGGCCGACGGCCGCTGGCGCCTGATCATCGACGACAAGGCGCGTGGCGGCAGCCGCGAGCTGGTCGCGCGCTTCGTGTTCCTCGGCGCCGGCGGCGCGGCGCTGACCCTGCTGCAGAAGTCCGGCATCGAGGAAGGCAAGGGCTTCGGCGGCTTCCCGGTCAGCGGCCAGTGGCTGCGCTGCGACAACCCGGAAATCGTCAAGCAGCACCAGGCCAAGGTCTACAGCCAGGCCGATATCGGTGCGCCGCCGATGTCCGTGCCGCACTTGGACACCCGCGTGGTCGACGGCAACAAGTCCCTGCTGTTCGGACCCTTCGCCGGCTTCTCCACCAAGTTCCTCAAGCAGGGTTCCTTCCTCGACCTGCCGCTGTCGATCCGTCCCAACAACCTCGGCCCGATGCTGGCCGTGGCGCGCGACAACATGGATCTGACCAAGTACCTGATCAAGGAAGTGCTGCAGTCCGAGGATCAGCGTCTGGAAGCCCTGCGCAAGTTCTTCCCGGCGGCGAAGAAGGAAGACTGGCGTCTGGAAATCGCCGGTCAGCGCGTGCAGATCATCAAGAAGGACGCCAAGAAGGGCGGCATCCTGCAGTTCGGCACCGAGATCGTCGCTGCGGCCGACGGCACCATCGCCGCGCTGCTGGGCGCTTCGCCGGGCGCCTCGGTGTCGGTCTCGGTCATGCTTGAGGTGATCGAGCGCTGCTTCCCCGAGCAGTACAAGAGCGCCGCCTGGCAGGAGCGCCTGGGCAAGATCTTCGAGGCCGACGAGAAGGCCCTGGAGACGGACGCCGAGCTGCTGCGTCGCGTGCGTGCGCGCACCAGCGACGTGCTCGAGCTGCAGCAGCCGAGCTGA
- a CDS encoding metal-dependent hydrolase, which produces MDSLTQALLGASLQGALLGRWQGRKALLYGATLATLPDLDVLIDYGDAVANMTQHRGFSHSLFVLAGVSLLLTWLLRRWRPHPGYSGRRLLTCIGLILFTHVLLDAFTSYGTQLLWPLPTPPVTWSTIFIIDPLYSLPLLLAVLAGLASGRERLLQRGSILALLLSSLYLGFTVAGKQMAEQRVGAELARQGIAAEALFSAPTPFNSLLWRVVALDGSHYHEALVGWLDPRPPQLHRIERGSALASALTASPQHRRLLWFTGGFLRYDQLGDQLVVTDLRMGMTGLHPFRFALAERRGDAWQALPTSRRWNAERGSLRHLHSLWQRIWPPHPEIPLLVWAGELRQAQTQTPRQSAAHQGFD; this is translated from the coding sequence TTGGATTCGCTGACCCAGGCCCTGCTCGGCGCCAGCCTGCAGGGCGCCCTGCTCGGCCGCTGGCAGGGGCGCAAGGCGCTGCTGTATGGCGCCACCCTGGCCACCCTGCCCGACCTCGACGTGCTGATCGACTACGGCGACGCCGTGGCCAACATGACCCAGCACCGCGGCTTCAGCCACTCGCTGTTCGTGCTGGCCGGCGTCAGCCTGCTGCTGACCTGGCTGCTGCGGCGCTGGCGCCCCCATCCGGGCTACTCGGGGCGCCGCCTGCTGACCTGCATCGGCCTGATCCTGTTCACCCACGTGCTGCTGGATGCCTTCACCAGCTACGGCACCCAGCTCCTCTGGCCGCTGCCCACCCCGCCGGTGACCTGGTCGACCATCTTCATCATCGACCCGCTGTACAGCCTGCCGCTGCTCCTCGCCGTGCTCGCCGGCCTGGCCAGCGGACGCGAGCGCCTGCTGCAGCGCGGCAGCATCCTGGCCCTGCTGCTGTCGAGCCTGTACCTGGGCTTCACCGTGGCCGGCAAGCAGATGGCCGAGCAGCGCGTCGGCGCCGAACTGGCGCGCCAGGGCATCGCCGCCGAGGCACTGTTCAGCGCGCCGACGCCGTTCAACAGTCTGCTGTGGCGGGTGGTGGCCCTCGACGGCAGCCACTACCACGAAGCGCTGGTCGGCTGGCTCGATCCGCGACCGCCGCAACTGCACCGCATCGAGCGCGGCAGCGCGCTGGCCTCCGCCCTGACCGCTTCGCCGCAGCATCGGCGCCTGCTCTGGTTCACCGGCGGCTTCCTGCGCTACGACCAGCTGGGCGATCAGCTGGTGGTCACCGACCTGCGCATGGGCATGACCGGCCTGCACCCGTTCCGCTTCGCCCTGGCCGAGCGCCGCGGCGACGCCTGGCAGGCACTGCCGACCAGCCGGCGCTGGAACGCCGAGCGCGGCAGCCTGCGGCACCTGCACAGCCTGTGGCAGCGCATCTGGCCGCCGCACCCGGAAATCCCGCTACTGGTCTGGGCCGGCGAGCTGCGCCAGGCCCAAACGCAAACGCCGCGTCAGTCTGCGGCCCATCAGGGCTTCGACTGA
- the astA gene encoding arginine N-succinyltransferase, whose amino-acid sequence MIVRPVRSSDLPALIALARRTGAGLTSLPASEERLAQRVVCAEKSFHGEAERADADYLFVLETDAGEVVGISAMNGAVGLREPWYNFRVGLTVCASRQLGIHRQVPTLFLANDLTGNTEVCSLFLSADYRHSGLTGRLLSKARFLFIAEFRELFGDKVIAEMRGISDDDGRAPFWESLGRHFFKMEFSQADYLTGVGNKAFIAELMPKFPLYTCFLSEEARAAIGRVHRETEPALTMLRAEGFTYQGYIDIFDGGAALECETGSIRAVRDSQTLVLAIGTPGDEAPQFLIHNRKREDCRITVGQARAVSGALVVDAVTARRLRLNAGAQVRAVPLYAQAGGR is encoded by the coding sequence ATGATCGTTCGCCCCGTGCGCAGCAGCGACCTGCCCGCACTGATCGCCCTGGCGCGCCGCACCGGCGCCGGCCTCACCTCGCTGCCGGCCAGCGAAGAGCGCCTGGCCCAGCGGGTGGTCTGTGCCGAGAAGTCCTTCCATGGCGAGGCCGAGCGCGCCGACGCCGATTATCTGTTCGTGCTGGAGACCGACGCCGGCGAAGTGGTCGGCATTTCTGCGATGAACGGCGCCGTCGGCCTGCGCGAGCCCTGGTACAACTTCCGCGTCGGCCTGACCGTGTGCGCCTCGCGTCAGCTGGGCATCCACCGCCAGGTGCCGACCCTGTTCCTGGCCAACGACCTGACCGGCAACACCGAGGTCTGTTCGCTGTTCCTCAGCGCCGACTACCGTCACAGTGGCTTGACCGGCCGGCTGTTGTCCAAGGCGCGCTTCCTGTTCATCGCCGAGTTCCGCGAGCTGTTCGGCGACAAGGTGATCGCCGAGATGCGTGGCATCTCCGACGACGATGGCCGGGCGCCGTTCTGGGAAAGCTTGGGCCGGCATTTCTTCAAGATGGAATTCTCCCAGGCCGACTACCTCACCGGCGTGGGCAACAAGGCGTTCATCGCCGAGCTGATGCCCAAGTTTCCGCTGTACACCTGCTTCCTCTCCGAGGAGGCGCGGGCGGCGATCGGTCGCGTGCACCGTGAAACCGAGCCGGCGCTGACCATGCTGCGCGCCGAGGGCTTCACCTATCAGGGCTACATCGACATCTTCGATGGTGGCGCTGCCCTGGAGTGCGAGACCGGCAGCATCCGTGCGGTGCGCGACAGCCAGACACTGGTGCTGGCGATCGGCACCCCCGGCGACGAGGCGCCGCAGTTCCTTATCCACAACCGCAAGCGCGAGGACTGCCGGATCACCGTCGGTCAGGCGCGGGCGGTCTCCGGCGCGCTGGTGGTGGATGCCGTCACCGCGCGGCGCCTGCGTCTGAATGCCGGCGCCCAGGTGCGTGCCGTGCCGCTGTACGCCCAGGCCGGCGGGCGCTGA
- a CDS encoding aspartate aminotransferase family protein produces the protein MSVPHAPVQRADFDQLMVPVFAPAAFIPVRGEGSRVWDQNGRELVDFTGGIAVNVLGHAHPALVEALTEQAQKLWHVSNVFTNEPALRLAKLLTEATFAERVFFANSGAEANEAAFKLARRYGHEVAGPQKCEIISALNSFHGRTLFTVSVAGQPKYSSGFGPQIEGISHVPYNDLEALRAQISDNTCAVVLEPIQGEGGVLPADQAYLEGVRELCDQHGALLIFDEVQTGVGRTGELFAYMHYGVTPDILTSAKSLGGGFPVSAMLTTDAVAKHFGVGVHGTTYGGNPLACAVGEAVISIVNTPEVLSGVQARSEHFSRELNRLGEKYGIFSQVRGKGLLLGAVLTDAWKGRAGEIVTAAQQQDLMILVAGPDVVRFAPSLVISEADIDEGMARLDRALAGLTAA, from the coding sequence ATGTCCGTTCCGCACGCGCCGGTGCAACGCGCCGATTTTGACCAGCTGATGGTTCCCGTTTTCGCCCCCGCCGCCTTCATTCCGGTGCGAGGCGAGGGCAGCCGCGTCTGGGATCAGAACGGTCGCGAGCTGGTGGACTTCACCGGCGGCATCGCGGTGAACGTGCTCGGTCATGCCCATCCGGCGCTGGTCGAGGCGCTCACCGAACAGGCGCAGAAGCTCTGGCACGTGTCCAACGTGTTCACCAACGAGCCGGCCCTGCGCCTGGCCAAGCTGCTGACCGAGGCCACCTTCGCCGAGCGCGTGTTCTTCGCCAACTCCGGCGCCGAGGCCAACGAGGCCGCCTTCAAGCTGGCTCGCCGCTACGGTCACGAGGTCGCCGGTCCGCAGAAGTGCGAGATCATCTCCGCGCTCAACAGCTTCCACGGTCGTACCCTGTTCACCGTCAGCGTGGCCGGTCAGCCCAAGTATTCCTCCGGCTTCGGTCCGCAGATCGAGGGCATCAGCCATGTGCCGTACAACGATCTGGAGGCGCTGAGGGCGCAGATCTCCGACAACACCTGTGCGGTGGTGCTGGAGCCGATCCAGGGCGAGGGTGGCGTGCTGCCGGCCGATCAGGCCTACTTGGAAGGCGTGCGCGAGCTGTGCGACCAGCACGGCGCGCTGCTGATCTTCGACGAGGTGCAGACCGGCGTTGGCCGTACCGGCGAGCTGTTCGCCTACATGCACTACGGTGTGACCCCGGACATCCTGACCAGCGCCAAGAGCCTGGGTGGCGGCTTCCCGGTCAGCGCCATGCTCACCACCGACGCGGTGGCCAAGCACTTCGGCGTCGGTGTGCACGGCACCACCTACGGCGGCAACCCGCTGGCCTGTGCCGTCGGCGAGGCGGTGATCAGCATCGTCAACACCCCCGAGGTGCTGTCCGGCGTGCAGGCGCGCAGCGAGCACTTCTCTCGTGAGCTGAACCGCCTAGGCGAGAAGTACGGCATCTTCAGCCAGGTGCGCGGCAAGGGCCTGCTGCTTGGCGCGGTGCTCACCGATGCCTGGAAGGGGCGTGCCGGCGAGATCGTCACCGCCGCCCAGCAGCAGGATCTGATGATCCTGGTGGCCGGTCCGGACGTGGTGCGTTTCGCCCCCAGTCTGGTGATCAGCGAGGCCGACATCGACGAGGGCATGGCCCGTCTCGATCGCGCCCTGGCCGGTCTGACCGCCGCCTGA
- a CDS encoding DsbA family protein has protein sequence MNARLLYVMDPMCSWCWGFAPVFDALAGQARAAGVEAQLLVGGLRAGTRQALDGVTRDYILEHWRAVTARTGQSFRFEGALPEGFVYDTEPACRALATVRELDPARVWPLLQAIQQAFYLDGRDVGRAAVLVELAEAAGVPRQAFAEAFDSAALREATQADFRRTQNLGIAGFPTLLAERDGQLALLTNGYQPLEALAPLLGRWLEHLAHA, from the coding sequence ATGAACGCCCGCCTGCTCTACGTGATGGATCCCATGTGCTCCTGGTGCTGGGGCTTCGCGCCGGTGTTCGACGCCCTGGCCGGGCAGGCGCGGGCCGCCGGGGTCGAGGCGCAGCTGCTGGTCGGCGGACTGCGCGCCGGCACCCGCCAGGCTCTGGATGGCGTCACGCGCGACTACATTCTCGAGCACTGGCGAGCGGTGACCGCGCGCACCGGCCAGTCCTTCCGCTTCGAGGGCGCCCTGCCCGAGGGCTTCGTCTACGATACCGAGCCGGCCTGCCGCGCCCTGGCCACGGTGCGTGAGCTCGATCCCGCGCGGGTCTGGCCGCTGCTGCAGGCCATCCAGCAGGCCTTCTACCTGGACGGGCGTGATGTCGGCCGGGCGGCCGTGCTGGTCGAGCTGGCCGAGGCCGCGGGCGTGCCGCGCCAGGCGTTTGCCGAGGCCTTCGACAGTGCCGCGCTGCGCGAGGCTACCCAGGCCGACTTCCGGCGGACGCAGAACCTCGGCATCGCCGGCTTTCCGACCCTGCTCGCCGAGCGTGACGGCCAGCTGGCGCTGCTGACCAACGGCTACCAGCCGCTGGAGGCGCTGGCGCCGCTGCTGGGGCGCTGGCTGGAGCACCTGGCGCATGCCTGA
- the aruF gene encoding arginine/ornithine succinyltransferase subunit alpha, producing MLIMRPARMGDLPEVQRLAADSPIGVTSLPDDGERLAEKIRVSEASFAAEVSYNGEESYFFVLEDTASGRLLGCSAIVATAGFSEPFYSFRNETFVHASRQLQIHNRIHVLSLCHDLTGNSQLTSFYIQPELENTQWAELNSRGRLLFVASHPERFADAMVDEVVGYSDEDGNAPFWDAVGRNFLGISYAEAERLCGMNSRTMLAELMPSYPIYVPLLPDSAQEAIGQVHPRAQALFDILMREGFESEHYVDIFDGGPTLHARTASIASIAQSRRAVVRLGAPVDGGQAFLVANEQVQDFRALIVALDWEPGQPLTLPPAAAEALGVGEGGSVRVVAL from the coding sequence ATGCTGATCATGCGCCCCGCCCGGATGGGCGATCTGCCCGAAGTCCAGCGGCTGGCGGCGGACAGTCCCATCGGTGTCACCTCGCTGCCGGACGATGGCGAGCGCCTGGCGGAGAAGATCCGCGTGTCCGAGGCGTCGTTCGCCGCGGAGGTCAGCTACAACGGCGAGGAGAGCTACTTCTTCGTTCTCGAGGATACCGCCAGCGGCCGGCTGCTCGGTTGCTCGGCGATAGTGGCGACCGCCGGTTTTTCCGAACCGTTCTACAGCTTCCGCAACGAGACCTTCGTGCACGCCTCGCGTCAGTTGCAGATACACAACCGGATCCACGTGCTGTCGCTGTGCCACGACCTGACCGGCAACAGCCAGCTGACCAGCTTCTACATCCAGCCCGAGCTGGAGAATACCCAGTGGGCCGAGCTCAACTCGCGTGGCCGCCTACTGTTCGTCGCCAGCCACCCCGAACGTTTCGCCGACGCCATGGTGGACGAGGTGGTCGGCTACAGCGACGAGGACGGCAATGCGCCGTTCTGGGATGCCGTCGGCCGCAACTTCCTCGGTATCAGCTATGCCGAAGCCGAACGGCTGTGCGGAATGAACAGCCGTACCATGCTCGCCGAGCTGATGCCGAGCTACCCGATCTACGTGCCCCTGTTGCCCGACAGCGCCCAGGAGGCGATCGGCCAGGTGCATCCGCGTGCCCAGGCGCTGTTCGACATCCTGATGCGCGAGGGCTTCGAGAGCGAGCACTACGTCGACATCTTCGACGGCGGTCCGACCCTGCATGCGCGCACGGCGAGCATCGCATCGATCGCCCAGAGTCGCCGGGCGGTGGTGCGCCTCGGCGCGCCCGTCGATGGTGGCCAGGCCTTCCTGGTGGCCAACGAGCAGGTGCAGGATTTTCGCGCCCTGATCGTCGCGCTGGACTGGGAGCCCGGCCAGCCGCTGACCCTGCCGCCGGCGGCAGCCGAGGCGCTCGGCGTCGGCGAGGGTGGCAGCGTGCGCGTGGTGGCGCTATGA
- a CDS encoding antibiotic biosynthesis monooxygenase family protein, with the protein MFLAMNRFKIARGHEETFIAHWRQRESYLDEVPGFLRFHLLQGPQTEEYTLFSSYSEWASAQAFEDWTHSESFRKAHANAGKSPREIYLGPPQLELFESVL; encoded by the coding sequence ATGTTCCTTGCCATGAACCGCTTCAAGATCGCTCGCGGGCACGAAGAAACCTTCATCGCCCACTGGCGCCAGCGCGAAAGCTACCTCGACGAGGTGCCCGGCTTCCTGCGCTTCCACCTGCTGCAGGGGCCGCAGACCGAGGAGTACACCCTGTTCTCCTCCTATTCCGAGTGGGCCTCCGCCCAGGCCTTCGAGGACTGGACCCATTCCGAGTCGTTCCGCAAGGCCCACGCCAACGCCGGCAAGAGCCCGCGCGAGATCTACCTGGGGCCGCCGCAGCTCGAGCTGTTCGAGTCTGTCCTCTGA